The DNA region acTCTGCCACTCCTTCCTCGCCCCTTCCCTCCCATTCCCCGCAGACCCACACGCAAACCAAGCGACGACGCGGGCCAGGCCATGAGCTAAGCATTGAGCGAGTCGCCGCTCGCGTCCTCGACTTCGCCTGCTTGCTCGCGCTCGCGCCTCGCGGCCGTGCGTTGGTTAGGGTTTGGATTTGTGGGTGGAGTCCGGGACTAGATCCAGCCGGGGGTGACGGCGCGGATGGCCGCCACCGCCGGGGTCGCCGAGGACGGTGGCAGCGGCGGTGGGGGTGGGGAGCGGATGAAGCTTCTGTGCAGCCTCGGCGGCCGCATCCTCCCGCGGCCCGGGGACGGGACGCTGCGATACGCCGGCGGGGACACCCGGATCGTGTCCGTGCCGCGCGGGGTGGCACTGCCCGACCTCCTCGCGCGGCTCGCGGAGGCGTACGGCGGCGCCGCGGGCCCGCACTTCGCGGTGAAGTACCAGCTTCCCGACGAGGGGCTCGACGCGCTCATCTCGGTGTCCTCGCCGGAGGATCTCGACAACATGGTCGAGGAGTACGACAAGCTGAGCGTCGCCAGCCCGAAGCTGAGGGTGTTCATCTTCCCCATCTTGGATGGGGCGGGCGGCAGCGGCGTCGGCGGGGAGGAGTTGGAGGGCGGGAGCTTTGACGCTGGGCTTCGGTATCTGGAGGCCGTGAACGGCATTGTGCGGAAGGACAGCATCGCGAGCCTCTCGTCCACGCAGTACTCCGACGGGGGGCTGCCCCCTCCGGCGGCGTCAGGGGGCGGCGGCCCTGGTTCTCCGGCTGCTGTCTCCCCTACTTCCACTAGCTCCAATGATGCTGCGAGATCGGGCTTCAGTGGGGCGGCACCCCCGCCGCTTGTTGATGTCTTCAGCAATACCGCTCCTGTTCCTGCACCTGTGAGGCCGCAGGAGATTGCCTTTGAAGGGAGGGCTCCTCAGGCTAATCCACATCCACATCCGCATCCGGAGGCGGCTAGGTACCGGCAGCCACTGTCACAGCTGCCACCACTGCCTCCTGTGTTCATGAACGATTATAGAGATGCCATGCAGGGTCCGAATCAGCCACAAACAGGAAATGGAACGAGATTAGATGACTGCAACCTGtgcttgaaggcattgcctcacTCCCACTCTGATCCGGTGATGAATGAGTATGGCAATGCTGCACCCGAGTCGGGGCCTGTGTTCATGAGCTTGCGGCCTGAAGATGTGGCAAGGATTATGATGCCAGAGAGGGCGATGCAGGCCCCGATGGGGGCTTATGGATACACACATATGCATCCAGTGCCGCAGGAGAGGGTGTATGTGCCAAAGATTGAAGGGGTTACAAACTCGGTGCTCATTGATCCAACTGGCTTGCATCAACATGTGtatgtgcagcagcagcagcaactgccGCCACAGCAGTTGCCATCAACATATGGATTTAGCCATATCCCTGTGATTCCTAACGAGAAGGATAGAGTAGTTTCTCCAAGTTCCGCCCATTCTGATGTTGCAAGCTCTCATCAACAATTTATGCAGCAGCCACATCAGCAATTGCCTTCAGTCCATGGGATGGCTCAGTATCCAGTGAAGACAGTTAGTCCCAATAATCCACTTGCAGGTGAAGGTAGTTTAAGTGGCAATGCAAGGCATCGTGAGGATGGGCAGGTGTATCGCGATAATGCGCCTCCAGTGGCACCTGTGGCTGTGCCAACTTACATGGCAAACGTGGATAGGATGATGGATTCGCTCCGGGTGAGCCCTAGCGAGGCTTCTGGCTCTACAGAACAAAGGAAGCACACAATGTCTCCTGATAATGCTTTACACCAGAATGCTATACCAGAACACTCTCAGGGGCTCCCAGATAATACTATGAGTGCCAGACCAGATACTCGAGCAAAAGAGGTTAATCTGAGCAACACTAACACTTTTTTTGATGTCAATGAACCAAAGGTACTGCTTCAAACTGAATCGATGCCACCGCCTTCTGTGGCCAACTCTTATTTGCACAATGTCCAGCATGTTAATATGAGCCATATGCCACATATGATGAGCATTGGGGGACCCTATTCTAGTTATGTTGTCCCTACAGTCGGGCCTGGTGGAGTGCCACCATCAGCTTATGGCATTGATATGGTCTATGCAAATGCCACTGTTAATCCAATGAGTGAGAGGAAGGATGTTCTGCCTGAAGTTTATCACAAGGAAGCTCCACATGAAGTCATTACTCCAAACGCAGCTCAGGTAACAACAGCAGCATTGGCAAATCATGCCCCGAATGTGGATCAACTTCAAGAGTCTGATTTACCAGGCCAACAGTTCAGCAACGAGGACCCTTGGAAAGTAGCTACAAATGCACATGCACTGCCACCAAGACCTAAGAGGGTGGCAAGCAGAGAGAACATCAGCCCAAAGGATCCCCGGCCAGATTTGAATATTCCAGCTGAGGATGTTGCCCTCCAGCAACAATCAGACCACAAAGACGCCCATGCAGAACATGCTCGGTTTATCAAAGGTTCTATTCTTTACCATACTTTCCATTAAAACATTGTCAATATGTGTACTTGTACGCTGTTAATTCTTGTTTCTGTCTATCATCAATCCAGGTGATGACATCAGTAATCCAGACTTACTGGGTATGGAGGATGGGTTAGCTACATCTAAAACTCACTCATCTGAGCATCAGCCTCCCTTACTGAATGAAGGAGTTGGGGCTGTTGCTAATAAAGTAGACAGTGAAGTTCACACCAAAGAGGTTTGGAAGTGATTCTTTAGATGCTCCAAAATGTCCTGATTTAGATTATCCTTAACACTAACTAGAGAAGCATGTAGGCTGTCAAGAGCAGACCAGCAGATTGGATTTCAGGATTTCCTGTTACAGATGGACGTCTGCAGGTTGCGATCATGATATATGTCTTTTTGATTGTTTACGTCTTATATTGTGTTGTGGATATAATTTTTTGTATCCTCGTGTGTTCCAGATTATAAAGAACAATGACCTAGAAGAGCTCCAAGAACTTGGTTCTGGAACGTTCGGAACTGTATATCATGGCAAATGGAGAGGCACTGATGTTGCAATAAAAAGAATCAATGACAGATGTTTTGCTGGGAAGCCATCTGAGCAAGATAAGATGGTTTGTTTTCATATTTCAGATCTTTGTTTTTGGCTATGCTTGCCTGTATATTGATAAATCCTGAATATTTTCAGCGGTCCGACTTCTGGAATGAAGCATCTAATCTTGCCGATTTGCACCACCCAAATGTTGTCGCTTTTTATGGTGTTGTTCTAGATGGACCTGGGGGATCCATTGCCACAGTTACAGAATACATGGTCAATGGCTCACTGAGGACTGCTTTGCTGAAGAATGCCAAGTGCGCCCATTATTATCTCTGGCATATGTTTCATAAGTCATCTTCTGTATTGATCTGCTGCGTCGTCAAAAAGAGAAATAGATGATCTTACATGGATCTGAGTTTTTTCTCCTGTGCAGGACCCTTGATCGACGTAAGAGATTAATTATTGCCATGGATACTGCTTTTGGAATGGAGTACTTGCACAGCAAAAACATCGTGCACTTTGACCTTAAAAGTGACAATTTGCTTGTTAATTTAAGGGACCCTCAGCGTCCAATATGCAAGGTAAGCAGCATACTCAATCTATTTATCATATTCTTGCACTTCATTGCTAGATTTTTATTTCTTCCATTGTCTGCTGTATTGATGGTGTTAGATATCTTGGAGTCCATCCTATATCAATTTTCCAATTTCGGCACTGTGCTAAATTTGAGAACCATATCCCCAAGTGCTTTGCAATTTTTTCCTGTAGTAATGAAAGCACATTGCTTGTTACTATTATCCGATGGTCATTTAGTTTGGTTGCTCAAGAGTTGCTAATAGGATTGGATTTTCATGTACGCCAGATAACTGGTACTAAGGCAAATTATGATGTGCATCTAAGACTATACACCTTAGCTGGGGATCATTGTGAGCTTGTGGCGGATGATGGAATAGCTCCTGTCGTGGCACTGTGTGAATACAAGTATAAAAATCAAATGGGGTGCATGGATATACAATCAAAAAGACAGAAATATCTAAATGCTAACAGCATGAAATGGTTTTGTTTTTGGTGTATATAGTGAAGATATCTGTATGTAGTCTCAGGGTTGCATATTTGCCATCTGAATGTTGTACTCTCTTAGTGATTAACTAGCCTTTTGTTTCAGATTGCCTACATGGTATCTAGGACGCCATGTTTTAATATATTACACATCAAGAAATTTTATTTACTGTCGCCAACAAATAGGTATTACTTATTTGTAATTTGGGTGAACAGTGTTCTTTTCCCTCTATATGTAGGTTGGTGATCTTGGGCTTTCAAAAGTGAAGTGTCAGACCCTCATCTCCGGTGGTGTCAGGGGAACGCTTCCATGGATGGCCCCAGAACTTCTGAATGGAAGTAGCAGTTTGGTATCTGAAAAGGTGTGCTAATTCATTTCTATTCTACAGAATCTGTATGATTTGGACTATTCTTTTGGTTCTGCTGACTCTTTCAAGTTCACAAAAAACTCAGAAAAATGTTGTCATGCTGCTCTCAGGTTGATGTGTTCTCTTTTGGGATTGTTCTCTGGGAACTCCTAACAGGAGAAGAACCATATGCAGATTTACATTATGGTGTTATTATAGGTGGGTACAAATCCGTGTGGCAGTTATACATAATGCTTGGCTGTTACTCCATGGGACTCTATGAACAGTAGATGTGGTGGTTAATTCATATTAATTAGAGCTCGAGGCATACTGTCCTTTTGTATGCAGGTGGCATTGTGAGCAACACTCTACGGCCACCAGTGCCCGACTCATGTGACCCGGAGTGGAGATCACTGATGGAGCAATGCTGGTCAACAGAACCATATGAACGGCCAAGCTTTACAGAGATTGCCAACAGACTGCGCTTCATGGCGGCATCCCAGAAGGTGCAACACTAAGGTCACCAACACGCAGATACCATACCGGGGCAGCACACTTCAAACTTGCAGGGTGTCCGTGGACCAGATTGCTGCCACCAGACTGCATATTTAGGAATCCAGAACATCAATATATGCCTTCATTGCGTCCCTAGGATCTGTCCATACCCCTTTGTTGTTTCATTTCTTGTAATCAAAAGTTATCAGCCATGTGTCTACAAGTGTCGCAATGGATGTCGATGCCTATTCATTCATTTATACCCTTTTGGTTTAGAGGTGCGTTCAATAAGTACTAGTCTAGTGTCAGTTATAGGGGAGTCCGATATTAttaatttttccttttctttttcacccTTTTCTGGGTAATAATTGGGTTACTTAGAAGTCGTGGGTCCATCGGTCGGTTGGTCTGATTGTTGCTGGGTAAGTATGGTTTGTTGGTATATTACAAGTTTGGGAACAGAGAGTGAGGTCCTTGCTTGTAACAAGACCTGCTTTGGTTTTGTGATTGAGTTATAGTGTTGTACTGAAATCCCCCAGTGCCATTGTAAAAGCTGAGCTATTTGATGCATTGCACATGTTCTGATGGGAGGATTGCCTCCATATCTGTTCTTGCTGCTGATGCCTCTCGCACTGAAGTTTTAGTTTTGCCGGATCAGGCAAGCCTGGTTTCTCATGCTTACATGGTTCGTCTTTTCCACGACCCTTTATTTCGCAGATGCTTTCATGACCTTGCTGCCGGGTTGTGAGCACGGCGAGGGCGCACCGCACCGAACCGGCGTCGCGGCTTGCGAGTCAAGGGCTCGCAACGGCAGCGCGGAGGCGAAGGCACACATGGAGCGAGCAATCAGTCCACGGCCGCGCAGTtgcgatggcgatggcgacgCATGGCCGGCTTCGGGGCGTGGCGCGCCCATCATGAC from Phragmites australis chromosome 8, lpPhrAust1.1, whole genome shotgun sequence includes:
- the LOC133927114 gene encoding uncharacterized protein LOC133927114, which codes for MAATAGVAEDGGSGGGGGERMKLLCSLGGRILPRPGDGTLRYAGGDTRIVSVPRGVALPDLLARLAEAYGGAAGPHFAVKYQLPDEGLDALISVSSPEDLDNMVEEYDKLSVASPKLRVFIFPILDGAGGSGVGGEELEGGSFDAGLRYLEAVNGIVRKDSIASLSSTQYSDGGLPPPAASGGGGPGSPAAVSPTSTSSNDAARSGFSGAAPPPLVDVFSNTAPVPAPVRPQEIAFEGRAPQANPHPHPHPEAARYRQPLSQLPPLPPVFMNDYRDAMQGPNQPQTGNGTRLDDCNLCLKALPHSHSDPVMNEYGNAAPESGPVFMSLRPEDVARIMMPERAMQAPMGAYGYTHMHPVPQERVYVPKIEGVTNSVLIDPTGLHQHVYVQQQQQLPPQQLPSTYGFSHIPVIPNEKDRVVSPSSAHSDVASSHQQFMQQPHQQLPSVHGMAQYPVKTVSPNNPLAGEGSLSGNARHREDGQVYRDNAPPVAPVAVPTYMANVDRMMDSLRVSPSEASGSTEQRKHTMSPDNALHQNAIPEHSQGLPDNTMSARPDTRAKEVNLSNTNTFFDVNEPKVLLQTESMPPPSVANSYLHNVQHVNMSHMPHMMSIGGPYSSYVVPTVGPGGVPPSAYGIDMVYANATVNPMSERKDVLPEVYHKEAPHEVITPNAAQVTTAALANHAPNVDQLQESDLPGQQFSNEDPWKVATNAHALPPRPKRVASRENISPKDPRPDLNIPAEDVALQQQSDHKDAHAEHARFIKGDDISNPDLLGMEDGLATSKTHSSEHQPPLLNEGVGAVANKVDSEVHTKEAVKSRPADWISGFPVTDGRLQIIKNNDLEELQELGSGTFGTVYHGKWRGTDVAIKRINDRCFAGKPSEQDKMRSDFWNEASNLADLHHPNVVAFYGVVLDGPGGSIATVTEYMVNGSLRTALLKNAKTLDRRKRLIIAMDTAFGMEYLHSKNIVHFDLKSDNLLVNLRDPQRPICKVGDLGLSKVKCQTLISGGVRGTLPWMAPELLNGSSSLVSEKVDVFSFGIVLWELLTGEEPYADLHYGVIIGGIVSNTLRPPVPDSCDPEWRSLMEQCWSTEPYERPSFTEIANRLRFMAASQKVQH